One Neorhodopirellula lusitana genomic window carries:
- a CDS encoding GNAT family N-acetyltransferase: MNTPIAYRAFVSAPEDLLLQNTDLWDGLSGGVPFRQTTWLRAWWNQYGKDQATCFITVVDQEDRVCGILPLCRLGRRGWTLIAAGHACSDHVSILSREDDQDGVAEALARFLVDHATDSELGWNRLAFDGVVAGDPGMRKLSQHLTDLQSVCRIQTRMSVWFKACEKDWAAHLERSSRRTRNRLRMMVDQFDKPDSTFAVRFADDEKSVKESLDVLIRLHQSHWQAKGESGSYATAGMVEMIHEAAIDALHRGTLFLPRLVQLDPATSAETILATQLHFIGDDQRLYCFSTGVNYDYSDLSPGTMLNNYLLYHAHEHGYAGIDFMRGDEAYKARLKAQPNPVLLIELFPPTLSGKMACTLYDNVLSLKQKVRQRRGTSVVATPTIEEAFAEHYRQHLPRTGFTVSDSDPEGDIGIIDLQTICPQWMQAANEAQLESTADDREELDDDSGPVILPITMPLTDSSFNNIGN, from the coding sequence ATGAATACTCCCATTGCCTATCGTGCCTTCGTTTCTGCTCCCGAAGACCTCCTGCTTCAGAACACTGATTTGTGGGACGGCTTGTCCGGTGGTGTTCCGTTTCGGCAAACCACTTGGTTGCGTGCTTGGTGGAACCAGTACGGAAAAGACCAGGCCACGTGCTTCATCACGGTTGTGGACCAGGAAGACCGGGTTTGCGGAATTTTGCCGCTATGTCGGCTGGGACGTCGAGGTTGGACGTTGATCGCAGCTGGGCATGCCTGTTCGGATCACGTTTCGATTTTATCGCGTGAGGACGACCAAGACGGTGTCGCTGAGGCGCTCGCTCGCTTCCTGGTCGATCATGCGACTGACTCAGAACTGGGATGGAATCGACTTGCATTCGATGGTGTGGTGGCCGGTGATCCCGGGATGCGGAAGCTATCGCAACATTTAACCGACCTGCAATCAGTTTGCCGGATTCAAACTCGCATGAGTGTCTGGTTCAAGGCGTGCGAGAAAGACTGGGCAGCCCATTTGGAGCGTTCGTCGAGAAGGACTCGCAACCGCCTACGCATGATGGTTGATCAGTTCGACAAACCGGATAGTACCTTCGCGGTTCGCTTTGCTGATGATGAAAAGTCCGTGAAGGAATCGCTTGATGTTCTGATCCGCTTGCATCAATCGCACTGGCAAGCGAAAGGGGAAAGTGGTTCGTATGCGACCGCAGGCATGGTGGAAATGATCCATGAAGCGGCAATCGATGCTCTTCATCGAGGCACGTTGTTCTTGCCGCGATTGGTGCAGCTGGATCCCGCAACGAGTGCCGAAACGATTTTGGCAACGCAGCTGCATTTTATTGGTGACGATCAAAGACTGTACTGTTTTAGCACCGGCGTGAACTATGACTACAGTGACCTATCACCCGGGACAATGCTGAATAACTACTTGCTGTATCACGCACACGAACATGGCTACGCTGGAATCGATTTCATGCGTGGCGACGAAGCGTACAAGGCTCGCTTGAAGGCTCAACCGAATCCGGTACTGTTGATTGAACTTTTCCCGCCGACCTTGTCAGGGAAAATGGCTTGTACGCTCTATGACAATGTTCTGTCGTTGAAGCAAAAGGTTCGTCAACGACGCGGCACCAGTGTTGTAGCGACGCCAACAATAGAAGAGGCATTCGCCGAGCATTATCGTCAACACTTGCCACGCACCGGTTTCACCGTCAGTGATTCTGATCCGGAGGGTGATATCGGCATCATCGATTTGCAAACAATCTGTCCGCAGTGGATGCAGGCGGCCAATGAAGCGCAGCTGGAAAGCACGGCTGATGACCGTGAAGAGTTGGATGATGATTCAGGGCCGGTGATCCTCCCGATCACAATGCCGTTGACTGATTCTTCGTTCAACAATATCGGTAACTAA
- a CDS encoding PQQ-binding-like beta-propeller repeat protein, which yields MLPQFTGQRSSILAGVATLVLVFSSICSTVKAADSSAAELTTTGPTSDWPQFHGPAGIGTVEGNLPSEWTANDYAWTVSLSGTDIGSPVIVDGVIYLIETAPLNSDSQQLQTIRNRANKSIDLVAFDLATGNELWRRKHPLVDRGRHSRNSAASTTPVVSGNQVFFVYCDAEGVYVQAYGTDSTPHWTRELGPWTGVHGYGTSPMVVQDKLVLFNAQQAVKLDANQVPGQSRVLAMDKKTGEDIWSTPLETTRPSYGVPAVHPFIKPGDDPANPSLELIMANTGNGIFSLDADTGKMRWSIKVFDKRSCSSPLVVTGLPGGDLAIGTCGSGGGGNMLSAVRIPASAGDQPQEAFQVRRAAPYVPTSAVKGQYLFAVSDSGIATCYDLNEDGRLCWNQRLGGNFGASPIIVGDRLLMISLDGTAYITSATATRSKIQRMDLGGRVGATPAYADGRLVIRVGDQLRCLAQ from the coding sequence ATGCTTCCGCAATTCACCGGTCAACGATCATCAATCCTAGCCGGCGTGGCCACCTTGGTCCTCGTCTTCAGCAGTATCTGCTCGACAGTCAAAGCTGCTGATAGCTCCGCGGCTGAACTGACCACGACTGGCCCCACATCCGATTGGCCGCAATTTCATGGGCCAGCCGGGATCGGGACTGTCGAAGGAAACCTGCCGAGCGAGTGGACGGCCAACGACTATGCCTGGACCGTTTCACTGAGCGGCACCGATATCGGTTCCCCCGTCATCGTCGATGGCGTGATCTACCTGATCGAAACCGCACCGTTGAACTCGGACAGCCAACAGCTCCAAACCATTCGGAACCGGGCGAACAAGTCGATCGACTTAGTCGCATTCGATCTGGCAACTGGAAACGAACTCTGGCGGCGCAAACACCCATTGGTTGACCGAGGCCGTCACTCGCGAAACTCGGCCGCATCGACAACCCCGGTCGTTTCAGGCAACCAAGTGTTCTTTGTTTACTGCGATGCCGAAGGCGTCTACGTTCAAGCCTACGGTACCGACTCGACTCCCCACTGGACGCGCGAACTCGGTCCCTGGACCGGAGTCCACGGGTACGGAACCAGCCCGATGGTCGTGCAAGACAAACTTGTTCTGTTCAACGCTCAACAGGCCGTCAAGCTGGATGCGAATCAAGTCCCCGGACAAAGTCGCGTGTTGGCGATGGATAAAAAAACGGGTGAAGACATTTGGTCAACGCCACTCGAAACGACGCGTCCCAGCTACGGCGTCCCAGCAGTGCACCCATTCATCAAGCCTGGCGACGATCCCGCAAATCCATCGTTGGAATTGATCATGGCCAACACCGGCAACGGGATCTTCTCGCTCGATGCCGATACCGGAAAGATGCGTTGGTCGATCAAAGTGTTCGACAAACGGTCCTGCTCGTCACCGCTCGTTGTCACCGGGTTGCCCGGCGGCGACCTGGCAATCGGCACCTGTGGCAGTGGCGGCGGTGGCAACATGCTGTCCGCCGTCCGCATTCCAGCATCGGCCGGCGACCAACCCCAGGAAGCTTTTCAGGTCCGGCGAGCCGCACCCTACGTGCCCACCTCGGCGGTGAAAGGCCAATACCTCTTTGCCGTTTCAGACTCCGGAATCGCGACCTGTTACGACTTGAATGAGGATGGGCGTCTGTGTTGGAACCAACGTTTGGGCGGCAACTTCGGCGCCTCACCGATCATTGTTGGCGATCGTTTGCTAATGATATCGCTCGATGGAACGGCTTATATCACCTCCGCAACCGCAACCCGCAGCAAGATCCAACGGATGGACCTTGGCGGCCGGGTGGGTGCCACCCCCGCTTACGCCGACGGCCGTTTGGTCATCCGTGTTGGCGATCAGCTGCGTTGCCTGGCCCAGTAG